One Hemibagrus wyckioides isolate EC202008001 linkage group LG07, SWU_Hwy_1.0, whole genome shotgun sequence DNA segment encodes these proteins:
- the haus6 gene encoding HAUS augmin-like complex subunit 6 isoform X2 has protein sequence MMSNVQDASGKYLWWYLQSMEFHLDVAASTKGKTNVKHLNLGMNMFDKPNKEASYLVVHFLFKKLNPSRVQEVFRHCWPVLDHKADAEFRKVTFGWLQEIVNEKGSNFPKVVASHLHSSSGPRFVNLMLHFAKYVMLKMMKSFSTDGSWVPEAAAFPASTQELEMTRFQMVKRRFQKASVEQDALIQDYQKRARHLEKSLKDHKAEDVKYDDLLKKYENKTNLEKDLLEKIHKVRSLWAEIDDALSRLEGERSMLASVIEGKVDQYVLDGKDISVKIPTVLLERMERFSHQTGAGSLYEEGQPVILRLLELLNVGLRILSEERAKLSGPTSQLSHQHLQEQALLMKRSKETLKNMRRKLCKEDLPLVKSNIKKLELDWEKKWAECLSHTPLISFLNDDPVLDFLSPMPPLSFEAASEVSFKASIFSQYPAKLSELATQTLKAEPCLTEQEIEQDGDFLSSLPVEDKTEDILFSTCLASPRPVSPCVVHPETPTCVKVPSVAPTPSHVQASKRGPLHSQTKTSALKPKAQILELEYENLASQVAEAVTMSPVDGRSSSTEFEQLLNTLADPFTTKKQLPRTPESLIMDVRKSWRKAVEEGKAEKKHDTCQDSLSWIRTPVSEVKDKPSTETSSVRISSILSAEPVSCSPLPSQKRSSLHSTVSWDTSQLDALSQSSSNIFHSIAHETFPDAKNDDDDDDDSFNCSDGSQEVQEVDELILPPVVSCSPEETTQQMVRRALDDSPFSGRIMEKNSDFMPSAVRTSPGLGSCIGEKVFSLDLDQLESVPSPRREELLLPNLVTFSPIDEF, from the exons ATGATGTCTAATGTTCAGGATGCCAGTGGTAAATATTTATGGTGGTATCTTCAGAGTATGGAGTTCCATCTCGATGTGGCTGCCAGCACTAAAGGAAAAACAAACGTCAAGCATCTGAATTTGGGGAT GAACATGTTTGATAAACCAAACAAGGAGGCCTCCTACCTTGTTGTCCATTTCTTGTTTAAGAAGTTGAATCCTTCGCGTGTGCAGGAGGTCTTTAG ACATTGCTGGCCAGTTTTGGATCACAAGGCAGATGCTGAATTTCGTAAGGTGACGTTTGGATGGCTCCAGGAAATAGTG AATGAGAAAGGGAGCAATTTTCCCAAGGTGGTTGCATCACATCTACACTCTTCGTCTGGACCAAGATTCGTCAATCTTATGCTTCACTTTGCTAAATATGTCATGCTAAAAATGATGAAGTCTTTTAGCACAG ATGGATCATGGGTTCCAGAGGCAGCAGCTTTTCCTGCAAGTACTCAAGAGTTGGAGATGACACGCTTTCAGATGGTGAAGAGGCGTTTCCAGAAAGCCTCTGTGGAGcaagatgctctgattcaggaTTATCAGAAGAGAGCCAG GCATTTGGAGAAGTCTTTGAAGGACCATAAGGCAGAAGATGTCAAGTATGATGACTTGCTTAA GAAATATGAGAACAAGACCAACTTGGAAAAAGATCTTCTGGAAAAGATTCACAAG GTTCGAAGCTTGTGGGCAGAGATTGATGACGCTTTGTCCAGGCTAGAAGGAGAGCGAAGTATGTTGGCTAGTGTGATTGAGGGCAAGGTTGATCAGTATGTGCTGGATGGAAAGGACATTAGTGTGAAGATTCCTACAGTTCTGCTGGAGAGAATGGAGAGGTTCTCACATCAG ACCGGTGCTGGCAGTTTATATGAGGAAGGTCAGCCGGTCATCCTGCGGTTGCTTGAGCTTCTGAATGTTGGATTAAGAATCCTGAGTGAGGAGCGAGCCAAGCTTTCAGGTCCAACATCACAGCTGAGCCACCAACATCTCCAGGAACAAGCTTTGCTCATGAAGCGTTCAAAGGAGACACTGAAAAACATGAG GCGCAAGTTATGCAAGGAGGATTTACCGCTGGTAAAGAGCAACATAAAGAAGCTGGAGTTGGACTGGGAGAAAAAGTGGGCTGAATGTTTGAGCCACACTCCCTTGATCTCCTTCCTCAATGATGATCCT GTTTTGGACTTCCTTTCTCCAATGCCTCCACTATCCTTTGAAGCAGCCTCTGAGGTTAGCTTCAAGGCTAGTATTTTTTCACAGTATCCAGCTAAACTTTCTG AACTAGCAACACAGACCCTTAAAGCTGAACCTTGCCTCACTGAGCAGGAAATTGAACAGGATGGTGATTTCTTAAG CTCTCTTCCAGTTGAGGACAAAACAGAAGATATACTTTTTTCTACTTGCCTTGCTTCACCAAGGCCTGTCTCTCCATGTGTGGTGCACCCTGAAACTCCTACTTGTGTTAAGGTGCCATCAGTTGCTCCTACACCCAGCCATGTTCAG GCTAGCAAGAGGGGACCCTTGCATTCACAAACTAAGACATCTGCGTTGAAGCCAAAGGCTCAGATTCTGGAGTTGGAATATGAGAATCTAGCAAGTCAG GTTGCTGAAGCTGTGACCATGAGTCCAGTGGATGGAAGAAGCAGTAGTACAGAGTTTGAGCAGTTGCTCAATACATTAGCAGACCCCTTCACAACAAAGAAGCAGCTCCCTCGCACACCGGAAAGCTTGA TTATGGATGTCAGAAAATCATGGAGGAAAGCAGTGGAAGAAGGGAAGGCTGAGAAAAAGCATGACACATGTCAAGATAGTCTCTCTTGGATCAGAACACCGGTTTCTGAGGTTAAAGATAAACCCAGCACAGAAACTTCTTCCGTGAGAATTTCTTCAATACTGAGTGCTGAGCCTGTATCCTGTAGTCCCCTTCCATCACAGAAGAGGTCTTCTCTGCACTCTACTGTTTCCTGGGACACCTCCCAGCTGGATGCTCTAAGCCAAAGCTCAAGCAACATCTTCCACAGCATTGCTCATGAGACCTTTCCAGACGcaaagaatgatgatgatgatgatgatgattctttCAACTGCAGTGATGGCTCACAAGAGGTCCAGGAGGTGGATGAACTTATTCTCCCCCCAGTTGTGTCATGTTCTCCTGAAGAGACTACGCAGCAAATGGTTAGAAGAGCTCTGGACGACTCCCCATTTTCTGGGAGGATCATGGAGAAAAACTCTGACTTTATGCCATCCGCAGTAAGGACAAGTCCAGGGCTGGGCAGTTGTATTGGGGAGAAGGTATTTTCTCTGGATTTGGACCAGCTGGAGAGTGTCCCCTCTCCTCGGCGAGAGGAGCTACTCCTGCCCAATCTTGTAACGTTTTCACCTATAGATGAATTCTAG
- the haus6 gene encoding HAUS augmin-like complex subunit 6 isoform X1 gives MMSNVQDASGKYLWWYLQSMEFHLDVAASTKGKTNVKHLNLGMNMFDKPNKEASYLVVHFLFKKLNPSRVQEVFRHCWPVLDHKADAEFRKVTFGWLQEIVNEKGSNFPKVVASHLHSSSGPRFVNLMLHFAKYVMLKMMKSFSTDGSWVPEAAAFPASTQELEMTRFQMVKRRFQKASVEQDALIQDYQKRARHLEKSLKDHKAEDVKYDDLLKKYENKTNLEKDLLEKIHKVRSLWAEIDDALSRLEGERSMLASVIEGKVDQYVLDGKDISVKIPTVLLERMERFSHQTGAGSLYEEGQPVILRLLELLNVGLRILSEERAKLSGPTSQLSHQHLQEQALLMKRSKETLKNMRRKLCKEDLPLVKSNIKKLELDWEKKWAECLSHTPLISFLNDDPVLDFLSPMPPLSFEAASEVSFKASIFSQYPAKLSELATQTLKAEPCLTEQEIEQDGDFLSSLPVEDKTEDILFSTCLASPRPVSPCVVHPETPTCVKVPSVAPTPSHVQASKRGPLHSQTKTSALKPKAQILELEYENLASQVAEAVTMSPVDGRSSSTEFEQLLNTLADPFTTKKQLPRTPESLSFVSVMDVRKSWRKAVEEGKAEKKHDTCQDSLSWIRTPVSEVKDKPSTETSSVRISSILSAEPVSCSPLPSQKRSSLHSTVSWDTSQLDALSQSSSNIFHSIAHETFPDAKNDDDDDDDSFNCSDGSQEVQEVDELILPPVVSCSPEETTQQMVRRALDDSPFSGRIMEKNSDFMPSAVRTSPGLGSCIGEKVFSLDLDQLESVPSPRREELLLPNLVTFSPIDEF, from the exons ATGATGTCTAATGTTCAGGATGCCAGTGGTAAATATTTATGGTGGTATCTTCAGAGTATGGAGTTCCATCTCGATGTGGCTGCCAGCACTAAAGGAAAAACAAACGTCAAGCATCTGAATTTGGGGAT GAACATGTTTGATAAACCAAACAAGGAGGCCTCCTACCTTGTTGTCCATTTCTTGTTTAAGAAGTTGAATCCTTCGCGTGTGCAGGAGGTCTTTAG ACATTGCTGGCCAGTTTTGGATCACAAGGCAGATGCTGAATTTCGTAAGGTGACGTTTGGATGGCTCCAGGAAATAGTG AATGAGAAAGGGAGCAATTTTCCCAAGGTGGTTGCATCACATCTACACTCTTCGTCTGGACCAAGATTCGTCAATCTTATGCTTCACTTTGCTAAATATGTCATGCTAAAAATGATGAAGTCTTTTAGCACAG ATGGATCATGGGTTCCAGAGGCAGCAGCTTTTCCTGCAAGTACTCAAGAGTTGGAGATGACACGCTTTCAGATGGTGAAGAGGCGTTTCCAGAAAGCCTCTGTGGAGcaagatgctctgattcaggaTTATCAGAAGAGAGCCAG GCATTTGGAGAAGTCTTTGAAGGACCATAAGGCAGAAGATGTCAAGTATGATGACTTGCTTAA GAAATATGAGAACAAGACCAACTTGGAAAAAGATCTTCTGGAAAAGATTCACAAG GTTCGAAGCTTGTGGGCAGAGATTGATGACGCTTTGTCCAGGCTAGAAGGAGAGCGAAGTATGTTGGCTAGTGTGATTGAGGGCAAGGTTGATCAGTATGTGCTGGATGGAAAGGACATTAGTGTGAAGATTCCTACAGTTCTGCTGGAGAGAATGGAGAGGTTCTCACATCAG ACCGGTGCTGGCAGTTTATATGAGGAAGGTCAGCCGGTCATCCTGCGGTTGCTTGAGCTTCTGAATGTTGGATTAAGAATCCTGAGTGAGGAGCGAGCCAAGCTTTCAGGTCCAACATCACAGCTGAGCCACCAACATCTCCAGGAACAAGCTTTGCTCATGAAGCGTTCAAAGGAGACACTGAAAAACATGAG GCGCAAGTTATGCAAGGAGGATTTACCGCTGGTAAAGAGCAACATAAAGAAGCTGGAGTTGGACTGGGAGAAAAAGTGGGCTGAATGTTTGAGCCACACTCCCTTGATCTCCTTCCTCAATGATGATCCT GTTTTGGACTTCCTTTCTCCAATGCCTCCACTATCCTTTGAAGCAGCCTCTGAGGTTAGCTTCAAGGCTAGTATTTTTTCACAGTATCCAGCTAAACTTTCTG AACTAGCAACACAGACCCTTAAAGCTGAACCTTGCCTCACTGAGCAGGAAATTGAACAGGATGGTGATTTCTTAAG CTCTCTTCCAGTTGAGGACAAAACAGAAGATATACTTTTTTCTACTTGCCTTGCTTCACCAAGGCCTGTCTCTCCATGTGTGGTGCACCCTGAAACTCCTACTTGTGTTAAGGTGCCATCAGTTGCTCCTACACCCAGCCATGTTCAG GCTAGCAAGAGGGGACCCTTGCATTCACAAACTAAGACATCTGCGTTGAAGCCAAAGGCTCAGATTCTGGAGTTGGAATATGAGAATCTAGCAAGTCAG GTTGCTGAAGCTGTGACCATGAGTCCAGTGGATGGAAGAAGCAGTAGTACAGAGTTTGAGCAGTTGCTCAATACATTAGCAGACCCCTTCACAACAAAGAAGCAGCTCCCTCGCACACCGGAAAGCTTGA GTTTTGTTTCAGTTATGGATGTCAGAAAATCATGGAGGAAAGCAGTGGAAGAAGGGAAGGCTGAGAAAAAGCATGACACATGTCAAGATAGTCTCTCTTGGATCAGAACACCGGTTTCTGAGGTTAAAGATAAACCCAGCACAGAAACTTCTTCCGTGAGAATTTCTTCAATACTGAGTGCTGAGCCTGTATCCTGTAGTCCCCTTCCATCACAGAAGAGGTCTTCTCTGCACTCTACTGTTTCCTGGGACACCTCCCAGCTGGATGCTCTAAGCCAAAGCTCAAGCAACATCTTCCACAGCATTGCTCATGAGACCTTTCCAGACGcaaagaatgatgatgatgatgatgatgattctttCAACTGCAGTGATGGCTCACAAGAGGTCCAGGAGGTGGATGAACTTATTCTCCCCCCAGTTGTGTCATGTTCTCCTGAAGAGACTACGCAGCAAATGGTTAGAAGAGCTCTGGACGACTCCCCATTTTCTGGGAGGATCATGGAGAAAAACTCTGACTTTATGCCATCCGCAGTAAGGACAAGTCCAGGGCTGGGCAGTTGTATTGGGGAGAAGGTATTTTCTCTGGATTTGGACCAGCTGGAGAGTGTCCCCTCTCCTCGGCGAGAGGAGCTACTCCTGCCCAATCTTGTAACGTTTTCACCTATAGATGAATTCTAG